AGGACAAGGTTTCTGTTGTTCAGCACGAGCGCTGACATCAGCTCTTCATAAATCGGAATCGGCGGTTCCTTAAGCTTGCTGCCTGCTTTCAGGTAGTCAGCAAGAACGAGCCACGTTCGAAAAAGCAGATGGTTTCCACCCATATGAATCAGTTTGCCCATAAGCTCCTGCGGATTATTAATTCCTTTCCTGAAATCCTGATCGAGCTGGATAAGCTTCTTCTTGTCAAAGGATTGCAAGATTTTCATCAAAGCGTCTTTCTCTATCAAAACACTCATCTCAAAAATATCCTCAATAGCCTTTGAGTCTTCCAGTACAAAAAGACC
The Metabacillus sp. FJAT-52054 genome window above contains:
- a CDS encoding GntR family transcriptional regulator, producing MNNVPGPKSRVYEETLQQIRLIIKKDGLLPGDKIPSERELADRLNVGRSSVREALRALELLGIIETKRGEGTFIKDFSENHLVSVLGLFVLEDSKAIEDIFEMSVLIEKDALMKILQSFDKKKLIQLDQDFRKGINNPQELMGKLIHMGGNHLLFRTWLVLADYLKAGSKLKEPPIPIYEELMSALVLNNRNLVLQVYERISKYKNLSL